From one Anopheles bellator chromosome 1, idAnoBellAS_SP24_06.2, whole genome shotgun sequence genomic stretch:
- the LOC131205825 gene encoding mitotic checkpoint protein BUB3-like isoform X1, which yields MRMSQKGEVQISNAPVDVISAAKFAPSSNQFLLVSSWDTSVRLYDVTSNTLRHKFFHSSPVLDCSFLDSVKTVSGGLDNGVKLYDLNTHIESNLGSHDAAVKCVEYSSMVNGILTGSWDRTVKLWDARERECVGSYEQSGGKVYAMSCIEEKLVVATSERKVLIWDLRHMGNYTERRESSLKYQTRSVRCFPNKEGYVMGSIEGRVAVEFFDVSPEVQAKKYAFKCHRGKVNNVEHIYPVNAISFHNTHNTFATGGSDGYVNIWDGFNKKRLCQFHLYDTSISSLCFSNDGTTLAIACSYMDEAEQPPEPYPTPALYVRYVNEQETRPK from the exons ATGAGAATGTCGCAGAAAGGCGAGGTGCAGATTTCGAACGCGCCGGTCGACGTGATTTCGGCCGCCAAGTTTGCGCCATCCAGCAACCAGTTCCTGCTCGTTTCGTCGTGGGACACCAGCGTGCGGCTGTACGATGTGACCAGCAACACTTTGCGCCACAAGTTCTTTCACTCTTCGCCCGTTTTGGACTGTTCGTTTCTG GACTCGGTCAAAACGGTAAGCGGCGGACTGGACAATGGCGTGAAACTGTACGATCTCAACACACACATCGAGAGTAACCTCGGTTCGCACGATGCAGCGGTCAAGTGCGTGGAGTACTCGTCGATGGTGAACGGCATCCTGACCGGGAGCTGGGACCGCACGGTGAAGCTGTGGGACGCCCGGGAGCGGGAGTGCGTCGGGTCGTACGAGCAGAGCGGCGGCAAGGTGTACGCGATGAGCTGCATCGAGGAgaagctggtggtggccacctcGGAGCGCAAGGTGTTGATCTGGGACCTGCGCCACATGGGAAACTACACCGAGCGGCGCGAGTCTTCGCTCAAGTACCAGACCCGCTCGGTGCGCTGCTTCCCGAACAAGGAGGGCTACGTGATGGGCTCGATCGAGGGTCGTGTGGCGGTCGAGTTCTTCGACGTGAGCCCGGAGGTGCAGGCGAAGAAGTACGCGTTCAAGTGCCACCGGGGCAAAGTTAACAATGTGGAACACATCTATCCGGTGAACGCGATCAGCTTCCACAACACGCACAACACCTTCGCGACCGGTGGTTCCGATGGCTACGTGAACATCTGGGACGGGTTCAACAAGAAGCGACTCTGCCAGTTCCATCTGTACGACACATCCATCTCCAGTCTGTGCTTCAGCAACGACGGAACCACACTGGCCATCGCCTGCTCGTACATGGACGAGGCGGAGCAACCACCGGAGCCGTACCCGACGCCGGCCCTCTACGTGCGGTACGTGAACGAGCAGGAAACACGCCCCAAATAG
- the LOC131205825 gene encoding mitotic checkpoint protein BUB3-like isoform X2 translates to MMPPQLEISNAPVDVISAAKFAPSSNQFLLVSSWDTSVRLYDVTSNTLRHKFFHSSPVLDCSFLDSVKTVSGGLDNGVKLYDLNTHIESNLGSHDAAVKCVEYSSMVNGILTGSWDRTVKLWDARERECVGSYEQSGGKVYAMSCIEEKLVVATSERKVLIWDLRHMGNYTERRESSLKYQTRSVRCFPNKEGYVMGSIEGRVAVEFFDVSPEVQAKKYAFKCHRGKVNNVEHIYPVNAISFHNTHNTFATGGSDGYVNIWDGFNKKRLCQFHLYDTSISSLCFSNDGTTLAIACSYMDEAEQPPEPYPTPALYVRYVNEQETRPK, encoded by the exons ATTTCGAACGCGCCGGTCGACGTGATTTCGGCCGCCAAGTTTGCGCCATCCAGCAACCAGTTCCTGCTCGTTTCGTCGTGGGACACCAGCGTGCGGCTGTACGATGTGACCAGCAACACTTTGCGCCACAAGTTCTTTCACTCTTCGCCCGTTTTGGACTGTTCGTTTCTG GACTCGGTCAAAACGGTAAGCGGCGGACTGGACAATGGCGTGAAACTGTACGATCTCAACACACACATCGAGAGTAACCTCGGTTCGCACGATGCAGCGGTCAAGTGCGTGGAGTACTCGTCGATGGTGAACGGCATCCTGACCGGGAGCTGGGACCGCACGGTGAAGCTGTGGGACGCCCGGGAGCGGGAGTGCGTCGGGTCGTACGAGCAGAGCGGCGGCAAGGTGTACGCGATGAGCTGCATCGAGGAgaagctggtggtggccacctcGGAGCGCAAGGTGTTGATCTGGGACCTGCGCCACATGGGAAACTACACCGAGCGGCGCGAGTCTTCGCTCAAGTACCAGACCCGCTCGGTGCGCTGCTTCCCGAACAAGGAGGGCTACGTGATGGGCTCGATCGAGGGTCGTGTGGCGGTCGAGTTCTTCGACGTGAGCCCGGAGGTGCAGGCGAAGAAGTACGCGTTCAAGTGCCACCGGGGCAAAGTTAACAATGTGGAACACATCTATCCGGTGAACGCGATCAGCTTCCACAACACGCACAACACCTTCGCGACCGGTGGTTCCGATGGCTACGTGAACATCTGGGACGGGTTCAACAAGAAGCGACTCTGCCAGTTCCATCTGTACGACACATCCATCTCCAGTCTGTGCTTCAGCAACGACGGAACCACACTGGCCATCGCCTGCTCGTACATGGACGAGGCGGAGCAACCACCGGAGCCGTACCCGACGCCGGCCCTCTACGTGCGGTACGTGAACGAGCAGGAAACACGCCCCAAATAG
- the LOC131216148 gene encoding protein yellow-like produces the protein MVASPKMVVVLLLLVVLGLVGSDAQQNLDELHRPQLDILSPPTPATPAAAGERQFRVMYEWNVLDFAFAGEDERSYALYSGRYIPKNVLISDCKPHTNRLYLTVPRMLPGVPATLGYVVRPENNGRTDPEIVPYPSWEMNERGNCSALQFVQGIAIDKQGTMWVVDSGRTETLTRGADHVVCPPKLLLLDLKRNGTVLLRYQFPESVVPAGNNYLNKIVVDDAYGGFAYITDNSGADPGIVVFSRRLLRSWKVRENNSMRAARNAVRFAVNGTELNFSIHIDSIALGPYYNPNLESETESSRSGLGAGSQNYERNVYYSPLSSYHIYSLPASLLRDPEFNARATPRDILEAVTDYGRKQSQTDGMIMDNQGVLYYGLLGEHAIARWDTYRPFTEKNQQIVARDATYIQWVDSMGFDHEGYLYAVVNRLHNFVAGRLNPLEVNFRILRAKTAGLSYVETPDNPFNSDTKYLYGDGASLSGEPFDNGLRFQYEGTTPASSRLAAAGVFGARSGATSSVVSVLLLPMLLVSGALGVLAV, from the exons ATGGTGGCCTCCCcgaagatggtggtggtgctgctgctgctagtggtGCTAGGTCTGGTGGGATCGGATGCCCAACAGAACCTGGACGAGCTGCACCGGCCACAACTGGATATCCTCAGTCCACCGACCCCGGCGACCCCAGCCGCGGCCGGCGAACGCCAGTTCCGGGTGATGTACGAGTGGAACGTGCTGGACTTTGCGTTCGCCGGGGAAGACGAGCGATCGTACGCCTTGTACAGTGGCCGGTACATCCCGAAGAACGTGCTGATCTCGGACTGTAAGCCACACACGAATCGGCTCTACCTGACCGTGCCACGGATGCTGCCCGGTGTTCCGGCCACCCTCGGGTACGTGGTGCGGCCGGAGAATAACGGACGGACCGATCCGGAGATCGTCCCGTATCCGTCGTGGGAGATGAACGAGCGCGGAAATTGCTCGGCCCTCCAGTTCGTCCAGGGGATCGCCATCGACAAGCAGGGCACCATGTGGGTGGTGGACTCGGGGCGTACCGAAACCCTGACCCGCG GAGCGGATCACGTGGTTTGCCCaccgaagctgctgctgctggacctgAAGCGCAACGGCACCGTCCTGTTGCGCTACCAGTTCCCCGAGTCGGTCGTCCCGGCCGGCAACAACTATCTGAACAagatcgtcgtcgacgacgcgTACGGTGGGTTCGCGTACATCACCGACAACAGTGGGGCCGATCCGGGCATCGTGGTCTTCTCACGTCGCCTGCTCCGCTCGTGGAAGGTCCGGGAGAACAACTCGATGCGAGCGGCCCGGAACGCGGTCCGGTTCGCCGTGAACGGGACCGAGCTGAACTTTTCGATCCACATCGACAGCATTGCGCTTGGGCCGTACTACAACCCAAACCTGGAATCGGAAACGGAGAGCTCGCGGTCTGGGTTGGGAGCCGGGAGCCAGAACTACGAGCGGAACGTGTACTACAGTCCGCTCTCGAGCTACCACATCTACTCGCTGCCGGCGTCCCTGCTCCGTGACCCGGAGTTTAATGCACGGGCGACGCCGCGCGATATTCTCGAGGCCGTCACCGACTACGGCCGGAAGCAGTCGCAGACGGACGGGATGATCATGGACAATCAGGGCGTCCTGTACTACGGGCTGCTTGGGGAGCACGCGATCGCCCGGTGGGACACGTACCGGCCGTTCACGGAGAAGAACCAGCAGATCGTGGCCCGGGACGCCACCTACATCCAGTGGGTCGACAGTATGGGCTTCGACCACGAGGGCTACCTGTACGCGGTGGTCAACCGGCTCCACAACTTCGTCGCCGGCCGCCTCAACCCGCTCGAGGTGAACTTCCGTATACTGCGCGCCAAGACGGCCGGCCTCAGCTACGTCGAGACGCCGGACAATCCGTTCAACAGTGACACCAAGTATCTGTATGGGGACGGAGCCAGTCTGTCCGGTGAACCGTTCGACAACGGACTCCGGTTCCAGTACGAGGGTACGACGCCGGCCTCGAGCCGGCTCGCCGCGGCCGGAGTTTTTGGTGCCCGATCCGGTGCCACCAGTTCCGTTGTGTCCGTCCTGTTGCTCCCTATGCTGCTCGTGAGCGGTGCGCTCGGTGTCCTTGCGGTTTAA